A DNA window from uncultured Methanoregula sp. contains the following coding sequences:
- a CDS encoding DNA-3-methyladenine glycosylase yields MISFTMDPVPPFDLDLTAAIFASGDPQIRIYRDGCFRQALAVNGIPVLIEISSIGTTSRPKIRVTCHADPPIRRDLKEAIRSTVATLFSTEDDPARFYAAMAGDETMAGLTRRLEGLRCPATATVFEALVDSIIEQQISLAVSRGIENRLIKAVGTPLESEGVLWYCYPTPEILAEVSDPVFRACGFTRRKGEYIRDVSRQILDGMLDLEIFRADTGRDTESIISELDKIRGIGRWTAELAVLRGLHRPDAFPADDIAVRRFISRFYREGTKVSPDEARAFSERWGRFRGFAAYYLEVAELLRIMPGDIRPDRAPGIVT; encoded by the coding sequence ATGATCAGCTTCACGATGGATCCGGTTCCGCCGTTCGATCTCGATCTCACTGCCGCGATCTTCGCTTCCGGCGATCCACAGATCCGTATCTACCGGGACGGCTGCTTCCGGCAGGCACTGGCGGTGAACGGAATTCCGGTCCTCATAGAGATCAGCTCCATAGGCACAACCAGCCGGCCGAAGATCCGCGTAACCTGCCATGCAGACCCGCCGATCCGAAGGGATCTGAAGGAGGCCATCCGGAGCACGGTTGCCACCTTGTTCAGCACAGAGGATGACCCGGCCCGGTTTTATGCAGCAATGGCAGGCGATGAGACCATGGCCGGGCTCACCCGTAGGCTCGAAGGGCTCAGGTGCCCGGCAACCGCCACCGTCTTCGAGGCGCTCGTGGATTCCATAATCGAACAACAGATCTCCCTTGCCGTATCGAGGGGCATCGAGAACCGGCTCATCAAAGCGGTTGGAACTCCCCTTGAATCCGAAGGCGTACTCTGGTACTGCTACCCGACACCGGAAATTCTTGCAGAAGTTTCGGATCCGGTCTTCCGTGCCTGCGGGTTCACCCGTCGCAAGGGCGAGTACATCCGGGACGTGTCCCGCCAGATCCTGGACGGGATGCTCGACCTGGAGATATTCAGAGCCGATACCGGCAGGGATACGGAATCCATAATCTCCGAGCTCGACAAGATCCGGGGTATCGGGAGGTGGACTGCCGAACTCGCCGTACTCCGGGGCCTTCACCGCCCGGATGCATTTCCGGCCGATGATATTGCGGTCCGGAGGTTTATCTCCCGGTTTTACCGGGAGGGAACAAAGGTATCCCCGGATGAGGCCCGGGCTTTTTCAGAACGCTGGGGCCGGTTCAGGGGCTTTGCCGCCTACTACCTGGAAGTCGCCGAGCTCTTGCGAATAATGCCCGGGGATATCAGGCCGGATCGTGCACCCGGCATTGTCACATGA
- a CDS encoding response regulator: MTHKIMLVEDDQPILELMEILLRRLGYEPVLVPDVIEALEQIRKTPPDLLLLDIMMTPMNGWEVLEKIRVDFNNKDLPVLLFTASPSVDEKLALFKDPKLGVLQKPVTLAELKYGIEKFLKKSS; the protein is encoded by the coding sequence ATGACGCATAAGATCATGCTTGTAGAGGATGACCAGCCTATCCTCGAATTGATGGAGATCCTGCTGCGCCGGTTAGGCTATGAACCGGTCCTGGTGCCGGATGTAATCGAAGCACTGGAACAGATCAGGAAAACCCCCCCGGATCTCCTCCTGCTGGATATCATGATGACCCCCATGAACGGCTGGGAAGTTCTTGAAAAGATCCGCGTGGATTTCAACAACAAGGATCTTCCGGTCCTCCTCTTTACGGCATCTCCTTCCGTTGATGAGAAGCTCGCCCTCTTCAAGGATCCAAAACTAGGGGTGCTCCAGAAACCCGTGACGCTTGCGGAGCTCAAATACGGGATTGAAAAATTCTTAAAAAAGAGTTCCTGA
- a CDS encoding phosphoesterase: MALPKEGAGESGLAQAVKSRTAHVVHLTHNDLDAVGADAIHRMKFGNDGVFTIWSSVGKFSELFSLVAACEGKGDLLSISDLGYHRDTETTARKAKKNGWIIEWRDHHRWRDEEVQKIESEVSLLHIDTSVCATGIVARDLAPENPVAGEVARVVCDYDLWKHADPRSAVLGQVLQRKKNRDHVRDCLLQGEFSDEQIDREYREIKAEMEEMMQRSLKHATFLGTKYRIAFAPLYGYPSETAHFIRDEKKTDIEVIIGKDGKFSVRSVPQISHIIAREFGGGGHPNAAGGSFRFTVIERFTWWLFKKSRHFDEFVQVAEKN; the protein is encoded by the coding sequence ATGGCGCTCCCGAAAGAAGGTGCCGGGGAATCCGGACTTGCCCAGGCGGTAAAAAGCCGCACGGCGCATGTGGTTCACTTAACCCACAATGATCTCGATGCCGTGGGAGCGGATGCAATCCACCGGATGAAGTTCGGAAACGACGGGGTGTTCACTATCTGGAGTTCCGTTGGGAAATTCTCCGAACTCTTCAGCCTTGTTGCAGCCTGCGAAGGCAAAGGCGATCTCCTCTCCATCTCCGATCTCGGGTATCACCGCGACACAGAAACTACCGCAAGAAAAGCAAAAAAGAACGGCTGGATCATCGAATGGCGGGATCATCACCGCTGGCGGGACGAGGAAGTGCAGAAGATCGAGAGCGAAGTCTCCCTGCTCCATATCGATACTTCCGTGTGCGCAACCGGGATCGTTGCCCGGGATCTTGCACCGGAGAACCCGGTGGCGGGCGAAGTTGCCCGGGTTGTCTGCGATTACGATCTCTGGAAGCATGCCGACCCGCGCTCTGCCGTGCTCGGGCAGGTGCTCCAGCGCAAGAAGAACCGCGACCATGTCCGCGACTGCCTCTTACAGGGGGAATTCAGCGACGAACAGATCGACCGGGAATACCGGGAGATCAAGGCCGAGATGGAGGAGATGATGCAGCGGAGCCTGAAGCACGCCACCTTCCTTGGCACCAAGTACCGGATCGCGTTTGCCCCGCTCTACGGGTACCCGAGCGAGACCGCCCATTTCATCCGGGACGAGAAGAAGACGGATATTGAAGTGATCATAGGAAAAGACGGGAAGTTCTCGGTGCGCTCTGTACCGCAGATCAGCCACATCATTGCCCGCGAGTTCGGCGGGGGTGGCCACCCGAACGCGGCCGGGGGATCGTTCCGTTTTACCGTCATCGAGCGGTTCACCTGGTGGCTCTTCAAGAAGAGCCGGCATTTCGATGAGTTCGTCCAGGTTGCCGAGAAGAACTGA
- a CDS encoding DUF6125 family protein, with protein MVAEDCKDELTDAAKNWLAIDGLWFQAVEQAYGMDRAVAMDCAVWQQFAIIEARRIKERLGLPEQGGLEALEIAFENRLFTRVNEYGISRPDPKTLVVTTKTCRVQAARERKGMPFFPCRAVGLVEFPVFARTIDARVVSECLSCPPESHPGTPYCSWKFTLADPDKE; from the coding sequence ATGGTGGCGGAGGATTGTAAGGACGAGCTGACCGACGCAGCCAAGAACTGGCTGGCGATTGACGGCCTCTGGTTCCAGGCAGTCGAGCAGGCCTATGGCATGGACCGGGCAGTGGCAATGGACTGCGCGGTCTGGCAGCAGTTTGCAATAATTGAAGCCCGGAGGATAAAGGAACGCCTCGGGCTTCCCGAACAGGGCGGTCTCGAAGCCCTGGAGATCGCATTTGAGAACCGGCTCTTCACCCGGGTCAATGAGTACGGGATCTCCCGCCCGGATCCAAAGACCCTGGTTGTAACAACAAAGACCTGCCGGGTCCAGGCCGCACGGGAACGGAAAGGGATGCCGTTCTTTCCCTGCCGGGCGGTGGGGCTGGTTGAATTTCCGGTCTTTGCCCGGACTATCGATGCCCGGGTGGTTTCCGAATGCCTGTCATGCCCCCCGGAATCGCACCCAGGAACCCCGTACTGTTCATGGAAATTCACCCTTGCGGATCCGGATAAAGAATAA
- the metG gene encoding methionine--tRNA ligase, producing MNPQPLLVTCGLPYTNGPCHLGHLRTYVPADAYVRYMRRAGEEVLFVCGSDNHGTPIVVSAEEAGISPRALSERYHKHFDETFKRMGVMFDRFGMTDDPATHHRARAIVAELEKNGYIYKQIVHQAYCTKCKRFLPDRYVEGICPHCGKPARGDECDQGCGKHLEPGEIKDPVCKVCGTKAEFRDQEHYFFKLSEFRDFLLPYLEQVRGTSNAKNYAIGWIKDELHDWCITRTLEWGVKFPGRDDLVVYVWVDAPIGYIAFTEEWAKANGKDWKRYWCGENRVTHFIGGDIIYHHSIFWPALLKGAGYGVPHAIVASGMVKVDDHKFSKSRGYVVWTNDDYLDKGLPSDYLRYYLLAYTSHTKELNFSWKVFSERINNEVVNIFGNFVYRTLFFAQKEFAGIPPGPVDPAIMDEIAKTIKNVDSLMRDYEFKGAVDAIMALAAFGNTYIQTNAPWKLIKTDRAAAAQVIKNSVQIVKALSLLIQPAMPDAAERCWTMLGFTDRAADHPVSDALHPVPEICISAPAPLFAKMEDDQIKELDALLQKRVFEANKKMEKTPAISIEEFAKVEMKTGIVRAAEAIPKSSKLLKLQVDLGGETRQIVSGIAQFYKPDELVGQNVVVLTNLAPAKIFGVESNGMILAAGDAASLLTPLKPVEPGTKIR from the coding sequence ATGAATCCACAGCCGCTGCTCGTCACCTGCGGGCTGCCGTACACAAACGGCCCCTGCCATTTAGGTCATCTGCGAACGTACGTCCCTGCCGACGCTTACGTCCGCTACATGCGGCGGGCAGGCGAAGAAGTTCTCTTCGTCTGCGGCTCGGATAACCACGGGACCCCGATCGTGGTCTCAGCAGAGGAAGCCGGTATCTCCCCCCGGGCGCTCTCGGAGCGCTATCACAAGCATTTCGACGAGACGTTCAAACGCATGGGCGTCATGTTCGACCGGTTCGGTATGACCGACGACCCGGCAACCCACCACCGGGCCCGGGCCATTGTTGCCGAACTCGAGAAGAACGGCTACATCTACAAACAGATCGTCCACCAGGCCTACTGCACGAAGTGCAAACGGTTCCTGCCCGACCGGTACGTGGAGGGGATCTGCCCCCACTGCGGCAAGCCCGCCCGGGGCGACGAGTGCGACCAGGGGTGCGGCAAGCATCTTGAGCCGGGCGAGATCAAGGACCCGGTCTGCAAGGTCTGCGGCACGAAAGCCGAGTTCCGGGACCAGGAGCATTACTTCTTCAAGCTCTCGGAGTTCCGGGATTTCCTCCTCCCGTACCTCGAACAGGTCCGGGGCACGTCCAATGCCAAGAACTATGCCATCGGCTGGATCAAGGACGAACTCCACGACTGGTGCATCACCCGGACGCTCGAATGGGGCGTCAAGTTCCCGGGCCGCGACGACCTCGTGGTATATGTCTGGGTGGATGCTCCCATCGGTTACATTGCGTTCACCGAGGAATGGGCCAAAGCGAATGGCAAAGACTGGAAGCGCTACTGGTGCGGCGAGAACCGGGTCACCCATTTCATTGGCGGTGACATCATCTACCACCACTCGATCTTCTGGCCGGCGCTTCTCAAGGGTGCAGGCTACGGCGTGCCCCATGCAATCGTTGCAAGCGGGATGGTGAAAGTCGATGACCACAAATTCTCCAAATCCCGGGGCTACGTGGTCTGGACCAACGACGACTATCTCGACAAGGGCCTCCCCTCCGACTACCTCCGGTATTACCTGCTCGCGTACACGAGCCATACCAAGGAACTGAACTTCTCGTGGAAGGTCTTCTCCGAGCGGATCAACAACGAGGTGGTCAATATCTTTGGCAACTTCGTGTACCGCACGCTCTTCTTTGCCCAGAAGGAGTTTGCGGGCATCCCGCCGGGCCCGGTGGATCCCGCGATCATGGACGAGATCGCAAAGACCATAAAAAATGTCGACTCCCTGATGCGGGACTACGAGTTCAAAGGGGCAGTCGACGCGATCATGGCGCTCGCCGCGTTTGGCAACACCTACATCCAGACCAATGCTCCCTGGAAACTGATCAAGACCGACCGGGCAGCAGCTGCCCAGGTGATCAAGAACAGTGTCCAGATCGTAAAAGCCCTCTCCCTTCTCATCCAGCCGGCCATGCCCGATGCAGCCGAACGGTGCTGGACTATGCTCGGGTTCACGGACCGGGCTGCGGATCACCCGGTGAGCGATGCCCTGCACCCGGTCCCTGAGATCTGCATCAGTGCACCGGCCCCGCTCTTTGCGAAAATGGAAGACGACCAGATAAAAGAGCTCGACGCCCTGCTCCAGAAACGCGTATTCGAGGCGAACAAAAAGATGGAAAAGACACCCGCAATATCAATCGAGGAATTTGCAAAAGTTGAGATGAAGACCGGCATTGTCCGGGCCGCCGAAGCAATCCCGAAATCGAGCAAGCTCTTAAAATTACAGGTGGACCTCGGCGGGGAGACCCGCCAGATCGTGAGCGGGATCGCCCAGTTCTACAAGCCGGACGAGCTCGTGGGCCAGAACGTGGTAGTCCTGACCAACCTTGCCCCGGCCAAGATCTTCGGGGTCGAGAGTAACGGCATGATCCTTGCAGCCGGGGATGCAGCCTCGCTCCTGACGCCCTTAAAACCGGTGGAGCCGGGAACAAAAATCCGGTAA
- the guaB gene encoding IMP dehydrogenase, with amino-acid sequence MYTKKLDVPLSLTFDDVLLEPQASWIEPSEADVRSRFTKKINVNIPLVSAAMDTVTEATMAITLAREGGIGVIHRNMPAERSLQEVTFVKQAEELIEREVLYVENTATVSDAERIMHQYSIGGVPVIDKGKIIGIVSRRDVRAIVQKRGDEKITAIMTKKPIVADEDITAEKALEIMYTNKVERLPVVDKHGKLIGIITMQDILEKRQYPLACRDAKGNLRVAAAVGPFDFARAELLDQNGVDVLVVDTAHGHNMRCVAAIKDIKGSVKAEVVAGNIATKEAALALLDAGVDGIKVGIGPGSICTTRIVAGTGVPQITAIAQVADVAQAADVPVVSDGGIRFSGDVAKALAAGADTVMMGSMFAGTDESPGKVISMKGRRYKQYRGMGSLGVMNSGESSDRYFQKKGIGSTKFVPEGVEGVTPYVGHVSEVIYQLVGGLKSAMGYTGSKTIPEMHTKARFVRITNAGMTESHPHNIMITDEAPNYRLFE; translated from the coding sequence ATGTACACCAAGAAACTGGATGTTCCCCTCTCATTAACGTTTGACGATGTGCTGCTCGAACCGCAGGCCTCGTGGATCGAACCTTCCGAAGCGGATGTCCGCTCCCGGTTCACGAAGAAGATCAATGTGAACATTCCGCTCGTTTCCGCAGCAATGGATACGGTTACGGAAGCGACCATGGCAATTACCCTCGCCCGCGAGGGCGGGATAGGCGTTATCCACCGGAATATGCCCGCCGAGCGGTCCCTGCAGGAAGTCACGTTCGTCAAACAGGCAGAAGAGCTCATCGAGCGCGAAGTCCTGTATGTGGAGAATACGGCAACCGTCTCCGATGCCGAGCGCATCATGCACCAGTACAGCATCGGGGGCGTCCCGGTCATCGACAAGGGCAAGATCATCGGGATTGTCAGCCGGCGGGATGTCCGGGCCATTGTCCAGAAGCGGGGGGACGAGAAGATCACCGCGATCATGACGAAGAAGCCCATCGTGGCCGACGAGGACATCACGGCCGAAAAGGCGCTTGAGATCATGTACACGAACAAGGTCGAGCGCCTGCCGGTTGTCGACAAGCATGGCAAACTCATCGGGATCATCACCATGCAGGACATCCTGGAGAAGCGCCAGTACCCGCTGGCCTGCCGGGATGCCAAGGGAAACCTCCGGGTGGCAGCAGCGGTCGGGCCGTTTGATTTTGCCCGGGCCGAACTGCTCGACCAGAACGGCGTGGATGTCCTCGTGGTGGATACTGCACACGGGCACAACATGCGGTGCGTTGCGGCCATCAAGGACATCAAGGGCAGCGTCAAGGCCGAAGTGGTGGCCGGCAATATTGCAACAAAGGAAGCGGCCCTTGCCCTCCTGGACGCAGGCGTTGACGGGATAAAAGTCGGTATCGGCCCGGGCTCCATCTGCACGACCCGGATCGTTGCCGGAACCGGCGTCCCGCAGATCACTGCCATTGCCCAGGTGGCGGATGTTGCGCAGGCTGCCGATGTGCCGGTGGTATCGGACGGGGGAATCCGGTTCAGCGGGGATGTGGCAAAAGCCCTCGCAGCCGGTGCCGACACGGTCATGATGGGCAGTATGTTTGCCGGGACCGACGAGTCGCCCGGCAAAGTGATCAGCATGAAAGGCCGGCGCTACAAGCAGTACCGGGGCATGGGATCCCTCGGGGTCATGAACAGCGGCGAGTCCAGCGACCGGTATTTCCAGAAGAAGGGAATCGGCAGCACCAAGTTCGTGCCCGAGGGGGTTGAAGGGGTCACCCCGTATGTCGGCCACGTGAGCGAGGTCATCTACCAGCTGGTCGGCGGCCTCAAGTCCGCTATGGGATATACCGGCTCAAAAACCATTCCCGAGATGCATACCAAGGCCCGGTTTGTCCGGATCACGAATGCCGGCATGACCGAGAGCCACCCGCACAATATCATGATCACCGACGAAGCGCCCAATTACCGGCTCTTTGAATAA
- a CDS encoding SET domain-containing protein — protein MNINSWMNPHLEKRCSDKDGCGVFTNADIRKGERLAIFGGKIMPIDDMYQIPETLQSYTMQIEERFVLGPAGTVPEDTDFFNHSCDPNSGFSGQIFLVAMRDIAAGEEITFDYGMTVSESVGSDMVFRMNCACNSPLCRKTITEDDWKLPELQERYKGYFSQYIQEKIEIRKSGSSGETASREAVVRKGKKAGISEQS, from the coding sequence ATGAACATAAACAGCTGGATGAATCCTCATCTTGAGAAACGATGTTCCGATAAAGACGGCTGCGGGGTCTTTACCAATGCCGATATCAGAAAAGGCGAGAGGCTGGCAATATTCGGCGGAAAGATCATGCCCATCGATGACATGTACCAGATTCCCGAAACCCTGCAGAGCTATACCATGCAGATCGAAGAGCGGTTTGTCCTGGGGCCCGCCGGTACCGTTCCGGAAGATACGGATTTTTTCAATCACAGCTGCGACCCCAACAGCGGATTCTCCGGCCAGATCTTTCTTGTGGCCATGCGGGACATCGCAGCCGGTGAGGAGATCACTTTCGATTATGGCATGACGGTCTCGGAATCGGTGGGGAGCGATATGGTCTTTAGGATGAACTGCGCCTGCAACTCTCCGCTCTGCCGGAAGACAATAACCGAAGATGACTGGAAGCTTCCCGAACTGCAGGAGCGGTACAAAGGCTATTTTTCGCAGTATATCCAGGAAAAAATTGAGATACGGAAGAGCGGTTCTTCGGGAGAAACAGCCAGCCGGGAAGCAGTTGTTCGAAAAGGCAAAAAGGCCGGAATATCGGAACAGTCCTGA
- the sixA gene encoding phosphohistidine phosphatase SixA encodes MDLFILRHGKAETAGKGMTDAERRLTKSGQADIQGTARWIASQDYLFDLIAASPLARAQETAAIVAETLGEPDKLVTWNSLVPGGNPDTVCREISRSPEDQRILLVGHEPLLSMLIARIITGGEDAGIVMTKGGLARIRNFSYASRPSGELHWLLTAKQMAGLVR; translated from the coding sequence GTGGATCTTTTCATTCTCCGTCACGGGAAAGCCGAGACTGCCGGCAAGGGGATGACCGATGCTGAGCGCAGGCTCACAAAAAGCGGGCAGGCCGATATCCAAGGAACGGCCCGGTGGATCGCATCGCAGGATTATCTCTTCGATCTGATAGCGGCAAGCCCGCTCGCCCGGGCGCAGGAGACCGCAGCCATCGTTGCCGAAACGCTGGGGGAGCCGGACAAACTCGTCACCTGGAACAGCCTTGTCCCGGGCGGGAACCCGGACACCGTCTGCCGGGAGATCAGCCGTTCTCCGGAAGACCAGCGGATCCTGCTCGTGGGCCACGAGCCTCTTCTCTCGATGCTCATCGCCAGGATCATCACCGGCGGCGAGGACGCGGGCATCGTCATGACCAAAGGGGGGCTTGCCCGGATACGCAATTTCTCGTATGCCAGCCGGCCGTCCGGCGAACTGCACTGGCTGCTCACGGCAAAACAGATGGCAGGACTGGTCCGGTAA
- a CDS encoding DUF308 domain-containing protein, producing MSIIAGIAAIVLGIVALLFPVLAFYFIEYIFAIYAVVMSASLVMTGIGLQKENRMQGLLLTVAGAIGICIGIAILVAPRIMAVSALLVLGIWAIVAGAGDLIFVFGSASDAERSFKAATGILTLLAGLLILAAPKIVDEFVLVTFVGIFAILAGILTILFGTAKPRERKEINHLIYK from the coding sequence ATGAGCATAATTGCGGGGATTGCTGCGATTGTTCTTGGAATCGTTGCCCTTCTCTTTCCGGTGCTGGCATTTTATTTCATAGAATATATCTTTGCGATCTACGCGGTAGTCATGTCGGCAAGCCTGGTCATGACCGGCATCGGCCTGCAGAAAGAGAACCGTATGCAGGGCCTGCTGCTCACCGTTGCCGGTGCGATCGGGATCTGTATCGGGATTGCAATCCTTGTCGCGCCGCGGATCATGGCAGTCTCGGCGCTGCTCGTCCTCGGGATCTGGGCAATTGTGGCCGGTGCAGGCGATCTTATTTTTGTCTTTGGTTCCGCCAGTGATGCAGAGCGCAGTTTCAAGGCCGCAACCGGGATTCTCACACTCCTTGCCGGCCTGCTGATCCTTGCTGCCCCCAAGATCGTTGACGAGTTCGTGCTCGTCACGTTCGTTGGCATCTTTGCAATCCTTGCCGGCATCCTCACGATCCTCTTCGGTACGGCAAAGCCCCGGGAGAGAAAAGAGATCAATCACCTGATCTACAAGTAA
- a CDS encoding cation:proton antiporter yields the protein MDLLIASVSILLLAIALLYIGQRLKLPSIVSFLVIGMLVGPYGLQLITNQDAIDTFGSIGIVLLLFTIGLEFSFQKLMRSWRTVIIGGTIQVLATIVAITLISSYFGMPFSEALIFGFIVSLSSTAIVMKILQEKGEVDTLPGRTLLGILIFQDLAIIPMMLITPLLVGSGGPDMNALPLQVGKVALIILVIIVMARWIIPAFLFRVAKEKNRELFLVTLAGTCILVAWLTSEAGLSFTLGAFIAGLIIGESEYNIDALGHIIPFRDVFAAIFFLSIGMLLNTQTVFVDFYYVAMMVLIIIGVKILTGAVAAKVLGMPTRVCVFCSLALCQIGEFSFVLAKNGLDTALIPEKVYQIFLAGAIITMALTPFAMNASPRVVDLIYRIAPKRISRGKKEPAEEPEQELSDHVIIAGYGITGKSVARAAALAGIPYMVIELNPEIIQKERSTFRPHFMFGDAVQEEVLEHAGIHRARTLVIVVSEEEAIPRIIHTARKLAPDIHILARTRHVRQARHLLELGADEIISEEFEASLEIFSRALKRYEIPDEEIGYIIKRAKSLGRTMFSKSANGEAELADPNLMYQDRHVHSFLVEPGSEAEGKTLAELDLGPRFGILEVGIRSQGKTTSNVPDDRRLAAGEVIITFITDQTARELLPLFARKSE from the coding sequence ATGGACCTGCTGATCGCCAGTGTAAGTATCCTGCTGCTTGCAATAGCTCTTCTGTATATCGGCCAGCGCCTCAAACTCCCGAGCATTGTCAGTTTTCTTGTCATCGGCATGCTGGTCGGGCCCTATGGCCTGCAGCTCATCACCAACCAGGACGCCATCGACACCTTCGGCAGCATAGGAATTGTGCTCCTCCTCTTCACCATCGGCCTGGAATTCTCGTTCCAGAAACTCATGCGTTCCTGGCGGACGGTAATCATCGGCGGGACCATCCAGGTCCTCGCAACCATCGTTGCGATCACGCTCATCTCCAGTTATTTCGGCATGCCGTTTAGTGAGGCCCTGATCTTCGGGTTCATCGTCTCCCTCTCGAGCACGGCCATTGTCATGAAGATCCTGCAGGAGAAAGGCGAGGTGGATACCCTCCCGGGCCGGACCCTGCTTGGGATCCTCATATTCCAGGATCTTGCCATCATCCCCATGATGCTCATCACTCCCCTGCTCGTGGGAAGCGGGGGGCCCGATATGAATGCGCTCCCCCTCCAGGTAGGAAAAGTCGCACTCATCATCCTTGTCATCATTGTCATGGCCCGCTGGATCATCCCGGCGTTCCTCTTCCGGGTTGCAAAGGAGAAGAACCGGGAGCTTTTCCTCGTCACCCTTGCCGGCACCTGCATACTCGTTGCATGGCTGACAAGCGAGGCCGGCCTCTCGTTCACCCTCGGGGCCTTCATCGCTGGCCTCATCATCGGGGAGTCCGAATACAACATCGATGCGCTGGGCCATATCATCCCGTTCCGGGATGTCTTTGCAGCCATCTTTTTCTTATCGATTGGGATGCTCCTCAACACGCAGACCGTCTTTGTCGATTTCTATTACGTTGCCATGATGGTGCTCATCATCATCGGGGTGAAGATCCTGACCGGGGCTGTTGCGGCAAAGGTCCTCGGGATGCCAACCCGGGTTTGCGTCTTCTGCAGCCTTGCACTCTGCCAGATCGGGGAGTTCTCGTTTGTCCTTGCCAAGAACGGGCTCGATACCGCGCTTATACCGGAAAAGGTCTACCAGATCTTCCTTGCCGGGGCCATCATCACGATGGCACTCACCCCGTTTGCCATGAACGCCTCTCCCCGGGTTGTCGACCTGATCTACCGGATCGCACCGAAGCGAATCTCCCGTGGCAAAAAAGAGCCTGCAGAAGAGCCGGAACAGGAACTTTCCGATCATGTCATCATAGCCGGCTACGGTATCACGGGTAAGAGCGTTGCCAGGGCAGCAGCGCTCGCAGGCATCCCCTACATGGTCATTGAATTGAACCCCGAGATAATCCAGAAGGAGCGTTCCACGTTCCGCCCCCACTTCATGTTCGGGGACGCGGTGCAGGAAGAGGTGCTGGAACATGCCGGCATCCACCGGGCCCGGACACTGGTCATCGTGGTCTCGGAGGAAGAGGCCATCCCGAGGATAATCCATACTGCCCGCAAGCTGGCGCCCGACATCCATATCTTAGCCCGGACACGACATGTCCGGCAGGCCCGGCACCTGCTGGAACTGGGGGCTGACGAGATCATATCCGAAGAGTTTGAGGCGTCGCTGGAGATCTTCTCCCGTGCACTCAAAAGATACGAGATTCCCGACGAAGAGATCGGCTACATCATCAAACGGGCAAAATCGCTGGGCAGGACAATGTTTTCGAAGAGTGCCAACGGCGAGGCGGAGCTCGCAGATCCCAATCTCATGTACCAGGACCGGCATGTGCACTCGTTCCTTGTCGAGCCCGGATCGGAAGCGGAAGGAAAAACCCTTGCGGAACTGGATCTCGGGCCCCGGTTTGGCATTCTCGAAGTCGGGATCCGGAGCCAGGGAAAGACCACGAGCAACGTCCCCGATGACCGGAGACTGGCTGCGGGGGAAGTTATCATCACGTTCATAACCGATCAGACCGCCCGGGAACTCCTGCCGCTGTTTGCGAGGAAGAGCGAATAG
- the msrA gene encoding peptide-methionine (S)-S-oxide reductase MsrA, producing the protein MDETDRYRRATFAAGCFWDAEAAVRRLDGIVATAAGYTGGQLADPSYDLVSTGRTGHAEAVDIIFDPAVVTYDQLLDLFWAMHDPTNQEQQGDYSGPQYRSAIYYHDPGQKEAAFASRDRMQRSGTYGDRPVVTEIVPAARFWPAEDCHQQFYEKCGQGYCTSRQADE; encoded by the coding sequence ATGGATGAAACTGACCGGTACCGGAGGGCCACGTTTGCCGCCGGGTGTTTCTGGGACGCTGAAGCTGCAGTAAGGAGGCTTGACGGGATCGTGGCAACAGCGGCCGGGTATACCGGAGGCCAGCTTGCGGATCCCAGCTACGACCTGGTGAGCACAGGAAGAACCGGCCATGCGGAAGCCGTGGATATCATCTTCGATCCGGCGGTTGTCACCTACGATCAGTTGCTCGATCTCTTCTGGGCAATGCACGACCCGACAAACCAGGAACAGCAGGGAGATTATTCAGGCCCCCAGTACCGGTCCGCAATCTACTACCATGATCCCGGCCAGAAAGAAGCGGCCTTCGCATCCCGGGATCGCATGCAGCGGTCGGGAACGTACGGGGATAGGCCGGTGGTGACCGAGATCGTGCCGGCAGCAAGATTCTGGCCTGCCGAAGACTGCCACCAGCAGTTCTATGAAAAATGCGGGCAGGGATACTGCACCAGCCGGCAGGCCGATGAATAA